In the Leguminivora glycinivorella isolate SPB_JAAS2020 chromosome 14, LegGlyc_1.1, whole genome shotgun sequence genome, one interval contains:
- the LOC125233472 gene encoding alcohol dehydrogenase-like has product MLQSHLKRLSIPLLKFQRYGHTPTCPANNEPKILENKVTVITGGAVGIGYDIADRFLERGAKAAVLLDVNETRGKQAAEELNCKHGDKKTVFMKCDVTKDLEAVSKDIFATYKNVHVLVNNAGILDEPNPTRVVDINLAALINWSFKFWNHMRKDKGGAGGTIMNISSIYGFRVDPYIPVYQATKFGIMGFTRSLGHSYHFKKTGVRVVSINPGFTETELTENFTTLPEVKQDFLDFVKTQPWQKVKVVGNAAVCVLEKAESGTAWLIEGSNPVAEIKHCFEVDHCK; this is encoded by the coding sequence atgttacAATCGCACTTAAAACGATTGTCAATACCGTTACTAAAATTTCAAAGGTACGGACATACACCAACCTGCCCTGCAAATAACGAACCGaaaattctagaaaataaaGTAACTGTTATAACCGGAGGCGCTGTCGGTATCGGCTACGACATTGCAGACAGATTCCTGGAAAGAGGTGCTAAAGCAGCGGTGCTACTCGACGTCAATGAAACACGAGGTAAACAAGCCGCTGAAGAACTCAATTGTAAACACGGAGACAAAAAGACCGTCTTCATGAAATGTGATGTCACCAAAGATTTAGAAGCTGTATCCAAAGACATATTCGCGACTTACAAAAACGTACATGTTCTTGTGAACAATGCAGGAATACTTGATGAACCTAATCCTACAAGAGTCGTTGATATCAATCTGGCAGCTTTGATAAACTGGTCTTTTAAATTTTGGAATCATATGAGGAAAGACAAAGGCGGTGCTGGAGGGACTATCATGAATATATCGTCTATCTACGGTTTTCGAGTAGACCCGTACATACCGGTCTACCAAGCTACGAAATTTGGAATAATGGGCTTCACGAGGTCTTTGGGACATTCGTACCATTTTAAAAAGACTGGCGTGAGAGTCGTGTCCATAAACCCCGGGTTCACTGAAACTGAATTGACAGAGAACTTCACAACTTTACCTGAAGTTAAACAGGATTTTCTCGATTTTGTCAAAACTCAGCCGTGGCAGAAAGTGAAGGTGGTTGGGAATGCCGCGGTATGTGTACTAGAGAAGGCTGAAAGTGGTACCGCTTGGCTTATAGAAGGGTCTAACCCTGTTGCTGAAATAAAACATTGCTTTGAAGTCGACCATTGCAAATAG
- the LOC125233474 gene encoding 15-hydroxyprostaglandin dehydrogenase [NAD(+)]-like: MAKELKNKTVAITGGAVGIGFEIADRFLQKGAKTIIILDINEKQGAEAVKTLNSKHGNNKTVFIKCDVTSDLEAVSKNIFDLYKHVDVLVNNAGVLNELAPRKTIEINVTALIEWSFKFWNHMRKDQGGNGGTIINLASIYGFRVDPYLPAYQASKFAVQGFTKSLGHAYNFKRSGVRVVAVNPGFTETALTEAPKGFDKDRQYMSDLSKFLQEQAWQQVASVGQAAVDVFERAESGTAWLIEGGRPIVEVK, encoded by the coding sequence ATGGcaaaagaacttaaaaataagaCGGTTGCAATTACCGGTGGAGCGGTCGGCATCGGTTTCGAAATTGCCGACAGATTCCTACAGAAAGGAGCAAAAACCATTATTATTCTTGATATTAATGAAAAACAAGGCGCTGAAGCAGTCAAGACTCTCAACTCTaaacatggaaacaataaaACTGTCTTCATAAAATGTGACGTGACATCTGATTTAGAAGCCGTTTCGAAAAATATATTCGATCTTTACAAGCACGTTGACGTACTAGTAAATAATGCTGGGGTTCTGAACGAGTTAGCTCCAAGGAAAACGATTGAGATAAATGTTACAGCGCTAATTGAATGGTCCTTTAAGTTCTGGAATCACATGAGGAAAGACCAGGGTGGAAATGGCGGGACTATCATCAACTTGGCGTCGATTTACGGCTTCAGAGTGGATCCTTATTTGCCAGCGTATCAGGCGTCGAAGTTTGCCGTTCAAGGGTTTACGAAGTCGTTAGGGCACGCTTACAACTTCAAGCGAAGCGGGGTGCGAGTGGTGGCTGTGAACCCAGGGTTCACGGAGACGGCGCTGACGGAGGCTCCTAAAGGGTTCGACAAGGACAGGCAGTACATGAGCGACTTGTCGAAGTTCCTGCAGGAGCAGGCTTGGCAGCAGGTGGCGTCGGTGGGGCAGGCGGCGGTTGACGTGTTCGAACGGGCCGAGAGCGGCACCGCGTGGCTCATCGAGGGCGGCAGACCTATCGTGGAAGTTAAGTAG